A stretch of the Sphingobacteriales bacterium genome encodes the following:
- a CDS encoding septal ring lytic transglycosylase RlpA family protein: MKVCHPYLIAGLVLLFIQLNLNALSQQVEKGKASYYSDQFNGRKTASGEVFDNNKMTAAHRTHPFGTQLKVTNLKNNRSVVVTVNDRGPWKHDRVVDVTKAAAKELGFVAEGIAEVSVEVYQPSVPPAEPAENKVASSLFEVNLIPVSGSGFGVQVGAFQQIDNLFTELLRIEKKYGHKPMVHVAKVNGERYYRIIIGPYESREKAERKLEKYKKDGLDGFIIDLKELE, translated from the coding sequence ATGAAAGTTTGTCATCCATATCTCATTGCAGGGCTTGTCTTGTTATTTATACAGTTAAATTTAAATGCATTATCTCAACAGGTAGAGAAAGGCAAAGCTTCATATTACAGCGATCAGTTTAACGGCAGAAAAACTGCCAGCGGAGAAGTATTCGATAATAATAAAATGACAGCGGCACATCGAACTCATCCTTTTGGTACTCAGTTGAAAGTAACCAATCTGAAAAACAATCGGTCCGTGGTGGTTACCGTCAATGACCGTGGCCCATGGAAACACGACAGGGTGGTAGATGTTACAAAGGCCGCTGCAAAAGAGCTGGGTTTTGTTGCCGAGGGAATAGCCGAAGTGTCGGTGGAGGTTTATCAGCCATCAGTTCCGCCTGCAGAGCCGGCTGAAAACAAAGTGGCTTCTTCGTTATTCGAGGTGAACCTGATTCCGGTAAGCGGAAGTGGTTTTGGGGTACAGGTTGGTGCTTTTCAACAGATTGACAATCTTTTTACTGAATTGCTCAGGATAGAAAAAAAATACGGTCATAAGCCCATGGTTCATGTGGCAAAAGTGAACGGGGAACGTTACTACAGAATCATCATCGGGCCTTACGAAAGCAGGGAAAAGGCTGAAAGAAAGCTCGAAAAATATAAAAAAGACGGGCTTGACGGATTCATTATTGATCTGAAAGAACTTGAATAA